In Erigeron canadensis isolate Cc75 chromosome 1, C_canadensis_v1, whole genome shotgun sequence, a single window of DNA contains:
- the LOC122602489 gene encoding 3-ketoacyl-CoA thiolase 2, peroxisomal-like yields the protein MEKAIERQRILLDHLRPASSSSIPVLQASLVCSGDAHQSQRRSSAFGDDVVIVAAYRSPLCKSKRGGLKDTYPEDILAPVLKALIEKTNLKPAEVGDIVVGSVLGSGYQRSTECRMAAFYAGFPDTVPVRVVNRQCSSGLQAVADVASAINTGFYEIGIGAGLESMTANPAAWEGSINPKVKTMAQAQDCLLPMGITSENVARHFSVTRQEQDEAAVESHKKAAAATASGRFKDEIVPIKTKVVDPKTGEERVVTISVDDGIRPGASLADLAKLKPVFKKDGTTTAGTSSQVSDGAGAVLLMKRSLALKKGLPVLGVFRTFAAVGVPPAIMGIGPSVAIPAAVKAAGLKLDDIDLFEINEAFASQYVYCQKKLEIDVKKINVNGGAMAIGHPLGATGARCVATLLHEMNRRGKDCRFGVVSMCIGTGMGAAAVFERGDGL from the exons ATGGAGAAAGCAATTGAGAGACAAAGGATTTTATTAGACCATCTTCGccctgcttcttcttcttctatccCC GTGCTGCAGGCATCACTAGTCTGCTCGGGTGATGCTCACCAAAGCCAAAGGAGAAGCTCTGCTTTTGGAGATGATGTTGTTATTGTTGC AGCCTACAGGTCACCCCTTTGCAAATCAAAAAGGGGTGGCCTCAAGGATACCTATCCCGAAGATATACTTGCTCCAGTTTTAAAG GCATTAATTGAGAAAACAAACCTTAAACCGGCTGAAGTTGGAGACATCGTTGTTGGGTCGGTCTTGGGATCAGGCTACCAAAGATCAACCGAATGCAGGATGGCTGCTTTCTATGCTGGATTTCCTG ATACCGTGCCAGTTAGGGTTGTCAACAGGCAATGTTCCTCAGGTCTTCAAGCTGTAGCTGATGTAGCTTCAGCTATTAACACTGGATTTTATGAGATTG GTATTGGTGCTGGTTTGGAATCTATGACTGCAAATCCCGCGGCTTGGGAAGGATCGATTAACCCAAAA GTGAAAACCATGGCACAAGCTCAAGATTGTCTTCTTCCAATGGGGATTACATCAGAAAATGTGGCACGCCACTTCAGCGTAACTAGGCAGGAGCAAGATGAGGCTGCA GTCGAGTCCCATAAGAAGGCTGCTGCTGCAACTGCTTCTGGAAGATTCAAGGACGAAATCGTTCCAATCAAAACTAAG GTTGTCGACCCAAAAACTGGAGAAGAAAGAGTTGTCACAATTTCTGTTGATGATGGGATCCGCCCAGGAGCAAGTTTGGCAGATCTTGCAAAACTGAAGCCGGTATTTAAGAAAGACGGGACCACCACTGCTG GAACTTCCAGCCAGGTGAGTGATGGTGCTGGAGCCGTCCTACTGATGAAGAGAAGTCTTGCTTTGAAGAAAGGATTACCAGTTCTTGGTGTCTTTAG GACTTTTGCTGCTGTTGGGGTACCCCCGGCGATTATGGGTATCGGCCCCTCTGTAGCGATTCCAGCTGCAGTCAAGGCTGCAGGTCTAAAGCTGGATGATATTGATCTTTTTGAGATCAATGAG GCATTTGCATCACAATATGTTTATTGCCAAAAGAAGCTTGAAATTGATGTCAAAAAGATCAATGTCAATGGAGGTGCAATGGCTATTGGACATCCTTTGGGTGCTACAG GAGCCCGTTGTGTTGCAACTCTACTTCATGAGATGAATCGTCGTGGAAAAGACTGTCGCTTTGGTGTCGTGTCAATGTGCATAG GCACTGGAATGGGTGCGGCTGCGGTTTTTGAGAGAGGTGACGGCCTGTAA